From Candidatus Acidiferrales bacterium, the proteins below share one genomic window:
- a CDS encoding 50S ribosomal protein L25 gives MEAFVVEAAPREERGKNAARRTRRTGQVPAVLYGGKQEPLAMSVNARQVARILRSETGHNTIFTVHVTGHKDEKAMVKDWQVDPVSGSLLHVDLLRIAMDVRMRVRVPVHVFGEPEGVKLQGGIFEMVTREVELECLPADIPEEFKMDVSGLTIGKQLRAADLPIDPAKIKLITDPQRVLAHVVVLKKEEEVTPEAAAAATTEAVPAEPEVIKKGKKEAEEGEEGAEPAKAEKQEKKGKEK, from the coding sequence ATGGAAGCCTTTGTTGTGGAAGCAGCGCCGCGCGAGGAGCGAGGCAAGAACGCCGCCCGGCGGACGCGACGAACGGGACAGGTTCCGGCCGTGCTATACGGCGGCAAGCAAGAGCCATTGGCAATGTCCGTAAATGCGCGGCAGGTCGCGCGGATTCTGCGCTCGGAGACTGGTCACAACACGATTTTCACCGTTCACGTCACCGGCCACAAAGATGAAAAGGCGATGGTGAAGGATTGGCAGGTCGATCCTGTGAGCGGTTCCTTGCTGCACGTGGATCTGTTGCGCATCGCGATGGATGTGCGCATGCGCGTGCGCGTTCCGGTACATGTGTTCGGCGAGCCTGAAGGTGTGAAGTTGCAAGGCGGAATCTTCGAGATGGTGACGCGCGAAGTCGAACTCGAATGTTTGCCCGCGGACATCCCGGAAGAATTTAAAATGGATGTCAGCGGACTGACCATCGGCAAGCAGCTTCGCGCCGCGGACCTGCCGATCGACCCGGCGAAAATCAAGCTGATTACGGACCCGCAGCGCGTTTTGGCGCACGTTGTCGTGCTCAAGAAGGAAGAGGAAGTCACGCCGGAAGCAGCGGCCGCGGCTACGACCGAGGCGGTGCCAGCCGAGCCCGAGGTCATCAAGAAGGGCAAGAAGGAAGCCGAGGAAGGCGAAGAGGGCGCGGAACCGGCGAAGGCCGAAAAGCAGGAGAAAAAGGGCAAGGAGAAGTAA
- the pth gene encoding aminoacyl-tRNA hydrolase, whose amino-acid sequence MRIILGLGNRIIVGLGNPGREYAWTPHNLGFRVIDLLAERFAIRVTRSEAHSLIGVGQIAGHDVVLAKPQTYMNLSGQAASELIRRYEADPAEMIVASDEAALPWGTIRIRERGSAGGHNGLKSIIGSLATDEFLRIRLGIQPKFPPSDLAAYVLAPIGKDVQAIADEMISAAAEAVEMILAEGAGRAMSRFNRRETPLDETDEQSS is encoded by the coding sequence ATGCGAATCATTTTGGGCCTTGGCAATCGAATTATCGTGGGGCTTGGCAACCCCGGCCGCGAATACGCCTGGACGCCGCATAATCTGGGCTTCCGGGTGATTGACCTGCTGGCGGAACGGTTTGCGATTCGCGTGACTCGCTCCGAGGCACATTCCTTGATCGGCGTCGGGCAGATTGCTGGTCACGATGTCGTGCTTGCAAAGCCGCAGACGTACATGAATCTGAGCGGACAAGCGGCGAGCGAGCTGATTCGGCGATATGAAGCGGATCCGGCGGAAATGATCGTGGCCAGTGACGAGGCTGCACTGCCCTGGGGAACAATTCGGATTCGCGAACGCGGCAGCGCCGGCGGGCATAACGGGCTGAAGTCGATTATCGGTTCGCTGGCCACGGACGAGTTTTTGCGGATTCGACTGGGGATTCAGCCGAAATTCCCGCCGAGCGATTTGGCGGCTTACGTTCTTGCGCCGATCGGCAAGGATGTACAAGCGATTGCCGACGAAATGATTTCCGCGGCGGCTGAAGCCGTAGAAATGATTCTTGCGGAAGGCGCGGGACGGGCGATGTCGCGATTCAATCGCCGCGAGACGCCGCTCGACGAAACTGACGAGCAAAGTTCTTGA
- the rpsF gene encoding 30S ribosomal protein S6, protein MEERLYDLIFICRPDTPETEIDKLIATLEHAIQEKQAKLEKVEKWGTRRLAYRVRKLREGFFVYMVLRSSHGELLKELERRLRVSDAVVKYLTVRLDEEIKRQEKLSKRREKRAARRPRKPVAAPPAATEQAAAQG, encoded by the coding sequence ATGGAAGAAAGACTGTATGACCTGATCTTCATCTGCCGACCGGACACGCCGGAGACGGAGATCGATAAATTGATCGCCACGCTGGAGCACGCAATCCAGGAGAAGCAGGCGAAACTTGAGAAAGTGGAAAAATGGGGCACGCGGCGGCTGGCATACCGCGTCCGGAAATTGCGGGAAGGATTCTTCGTCTACATGGTTCTGCGCTCGAGCCACGGCGAGTTGCTCAAGGAGTTGGAACGGCGCCTGCGGGTATCGGACGCCGTTGTGAAATACCTGACAGTGCGCCTCGATGAAGAAATCAAGCGCCAGGAAAAACTAAGCAAGCGCCGCGAAAAACGCGCCGCGCGGCGTCCGCGCAAGCCTGTGGCTGCTCCTCCAGCGGCCACGGAACAAGCCGCGGCACAGGGATAA
- the rpsR gene encoding 30S ribosomal protein S18, translating to MAEETHAPQHSSPQHSSPQHGSGGGRGPGRPESGGPGGRPAGPHRRGKRNYVRKKKVCRFCVDKVDLIDYKKPEVLQSFVQERGKILPRRMTGTCARHQRWLTIAIKRAQNIALLPFASEL from the coding sequence ATGGCTGAAGAAACGCACGCACCACAACATTCATCGCCACAGCATTCATCGCCGCAGCACGGATCCGGCGGAGGACGCGGACCGGGCAGGCCCGAAAGCGGAGGGCCAGGCGGACGGCCTGCTGGGCCGCATCGGCGGGGCAAGCGTAATTACGTTCGCAAAAAGAAAGTCTGCCGCTTCTGCGTAGACAAGGTTGACCTCATCGACTACAAGAAGCCCGAGGTGCTTCAATCGTTCGTACAGGAGCGCGGCAAGATTCTCCCTCGGCGGATGACGGGAACCTGTGCGCGGCATCAGCGCTGGCTGACGATTGCCATCAAGCGAGCGCAGAACATCGCGCTCTTGCCGTTTGCTTCGGAGCTCTGA
- the rplI gene encoding 50S ribosomal protein L9 produces MEIILQEDVEKLGTRGQVVNVKEGYARNYLLPRKLAIVADASNMKRLEKMRAAFAKKEATERESAQKQADQLSSVALKLSRKAGENEQLFGSVTAGDIADALKAQGYEIDKRKIQLDVPIKTIGEFPITLRLYRDITATVKLTVEREA; encoded by the coding sequence ATGGAAATCATTCTGCAAGAAGACGTCGAGAAGCTGGGGACGCGCGGACAGGTCGTGAACGTCAAGGAAGGCTACGCGCGGAATTATTTGCTCCCACGCAAGCTGGCCATCGTCGCGGATGCTTCCAACATGAAGCGGCTCGAAAAGATGCGCGCCGCTTTTGCCAAGAAAGAAGCGACGGAGCGTGAGAGCGCGCAGAAGCAGGCAGACCAGCTTTCCTCTGTGGCGTTGAAACTTTCGCGTAAGGCCGGCGAAAACGAGCAGCTCTTTGGCTCGGTGACGGCAGGCGATATTGCGGATGCCCTCAAAGCGCAGGGATACGAAATCGACAAGCGAAAAATTCAGCTGGACGTGCCCATCAAGACGATTGGCGAGTTTCCGATTACGCTGAGGCTCTATCGCGACATCACAGCAACAGTCAAACTCACGGTCGAACGCGAGGCATAA
- the dnaB gene encoding replicative DNA helicase, translating to MATEATLERALPYNADAERSVLGAVLLDNHSLNVAVEKLKSGDFFLDQHRRIFERLVELAEAQQAIDLVTLSECLDRHGELEAAGGPAYLAQLMDGLPRATNVEHYARIVKEKSILRHLIRTAEAIQQRALDAEEDADAILDKAESDIFQVAEERVRAGLIGVKDLIKENYARLEKMMEQGRRLTGVATGYLNLDNDTAGLQPGELIILAARPSMGKTSLALNIAENVALSDGPRAVAVFSLEMSKESLLLRLLASHGRIDAHKFRTGHLSQQDWAKIGPALARLGTAPLWIDDSASSTVMEMGAKARRLKRDKGLDLLIVDYLQLISARGRFGNRNEEVSSISRSLKGLAKELKIPVLVLSQLTRAPEREDRKPQLADLRESGAIEQDADVVLFINRPGFYKTDLPEEERAKCELIIAKQRNGPTGSLDFVFLNRFTRFEQAAPDSFSVIPE from the coding sequence ATGGCTACCGAAGCGACCCTCGAACGCGCCCTGCCCTACAACGCCGATGCCGAGCGCAGTGTTCTCGGCGCAGTTCTCCTCGACAATCATTCGCTGAACGTCGCCGTGGAAAAGCTAAAATCCGGAGATTTTTTCCTCGATCAGCACCGGCGGATTTTCGAACGGCTGGTGGAGCTGGCCGAAGCGCAGCAGGCGATTGACCTTGTCACGCTGAGCGAATGCCTGGATCGCCACGGAGAGCTCGAAGCCGCAGGCGGGCCGGCTTACCTTGCGCAGTTGATGGATGGCCTGCCGCGCGCGACAAACGTGGAGCATTATGCGCGCATCGTCAAAGAGAAGTCCATCCTGCGTCATCTGATCCGCACAGCGGAAGCCATTCAGCAGCGCGCGCTCGACGCGGAAGAAGACGCCGACGCCATTCTCGACAAAGCCGAGTCCGATATTTTTCAAGTCGCCGAGGAACGCGTTCGTGCGGGGCTGATCGGCGTCAAGGACCTGATTAAAGAGAATTACGCGCGCCTCGAAAAAATGATGGAGCAGGGGCGGCGGCTTACGGGCGTGGCGACCGGATATCTCAATTTGGATAACGATACGGCCGGGCTGCAGCCGGGAGAATTGATCATCCTCGCCGCGCGGCCCTCAATGGGAAAAACTTCTCTGGCTCTGAACATTGCGGAAAATGTGGCGCTGAGCGATGGGCCTCGCGCCGTGGCGGTTTTCAGCCTGGAAATGTCCAAAGAGTCGCTCCTGCTTCGCCTGCTCGCCTCTCATGGACGCATCGATGCGCATAAATTCCGAACCGGACATTTGAGCCAGCAGGATTGGGCGAAAATCGGACCGGCGCTGGCACGGTTGGGCACGGCTCCGCTGTGGATTGACGATTCGGCTTCATCTACCGTGATGGAAATGGGCGCGAAAGCGCGACGCTTGAAGCGAGACAAAGGACTCGACCTGCTCATCGTCGATTACCTCCAACTTATTTCCGCGCGCGGCCGCTTCGGCAACCGCAACGAAGAGGTTTCGAGCATTTCCCGGTCGCTCAAGGGGCTCGCGAAGGAATTGAAGATTCCCGTGCTCGTCTTGAGCCAGTTGACACGCGCCCCGGAACGAGAGGACCGCAAGCCGCAACTGGCCGATCTCCGTGAATCGGGTGCAATCGAGCAGGACGCGGACGTCGTGCTCTTTATCAATCGGCCCGGCTTCTACAAAACAGATCTTCCCGAAGAAGAACGTGCGAAGTGCGAACTAATCATCGCCAAGCAGCGCAATGGCCCGACCGGCAGCCTGGATTTCGTGTTCTTGAACCGTTTTACGCGCTTCGAGCAGGCCGCGCCGGATTCCTTCAGCGTGATCCCTGAATAG
- the alr gene encoding alanine racemase, whose translation MTKGIQFEGRPVWAEISISALAHNLRIIRQAIGKKRKVLAVVKANAYGLGAVEVSKALSRMGVDAFGVTCSAEGIELRDAGIRRPILLLTGFWPGEEKRLLKYNLTPTISRLGQLRSLDRAVARWRGKNSRKRFAVHLKIDTGMNRLGISPAEIDAFVHELGDCSHIELGGTFTHFASSENFQSDQNEQQEKIFADSLARLRAAGVSPGIIHMANSGAICARPETYADVVRPGAVLYGYHQGFEPPERAAAVRNAMSLHPCLSFRARIISLRDVATGQGVGYGARFVTERPSRIAVIAAGYADGIVRQRTNRGCVIVRGNMAPLVGTISMDLSMVDVTDVPSAAVGDVATIYGQDGDVSIHVDQVARQIGTVTSDLLCAIGRRVPRFYVH comes from the coding sequence ATGACGAAAGGAATCCAGTTCGAAGGGCGCCCGGTTTGGGCCGAAATTTCGATTTCGGCACTTGCCCACAACCTGCGCATCATTCGCCAGGCAATCGGCAAGAAACGCAAAGTGCTTGCCGTCGTAAAAGCCAATGCCTACGGCCTCGGCGCCGTCGAAGTCAGCAAAGCGCTGTCACGCATGGGAGTTGATGCTTTTGGCGTGACCTGCTCGGCCGAAGGAATCGAATTGCGCGATGCTGGAATTCGCCGGCCGATTTTGCTGCTCACCGGGTTTTGGCCTGGCGAAGAGAAGCGCCTGCTGAAATACAACCTGACGCCCACAATCTCGCGGCTGGGCCAGCTTCGTTCTCTCGACCGCGCCGTTGCGAGATGGCGCGGCAAGAATTCGAGAAAGAGGTTTGCAGTTCATCTCAAAATCGACACGGGTATGAACCGCCTGGGGATTTCGCCTGCAGAAATTGATGCCTTCGTTCACGAACTCGGCGATTGTTCTCATATTGAACTGGGCGGGACGTTCACGCATTTCGCTTCCTCGGAGAATTTCCAATCGGATCAGAATGAACAGCAGGAAAAAATCTTTGCTGATTCGCTGGCCCGGTTGCGAGCAGCGGGGGTCTCTCCGGGAATCATTCACATGGCGAATAGCGGAGCGATTTGTGCGCGGCCGGAAACATACGCGGACGTGGTGCGGCCAGGCGCTGTGCTCTACGGCTATCACCAGGGATTCGAGCCACCGGAGCGAGCGGCGGCGGTACGCAATGCGATGTCGCTCCACCCGTGCCTTAGTTTTCGCGCGCGTATTATTTCATTACGCGACGTCGCGACCGGCCAAGGCGTCGGATATGGCGCGCGCTTCGTCACGGAGCGGCCTTCGCGGATCGCGGTGATCGCTGCCGGCTACGCAGATGGAATTGTACGGCAACGCACCAATCGCGGCTGCGTGATCGTCCGCGGAAACATGGCTCCCTTAGTGGGCACGATTTCGATGGATCTCTCCATGGTGGACGTTACGGACGTTCCGAGTGCAGCCGTTGGCGACGTTGCGACGATCTACGGGCAAGATGGCGATGTTTCCATTCACGTGGATCAGGTCGCTCGCCAGATCGGCACGGTTACCTCCGACTTGCTTTGCGCCATTGGCCGCCGCGTACCGCGCTTCTATGTTCATTGA
- a CDS encoding PIN domain-containing protein translates to MNRTSNISKLSSPSANPENSAPKSVLLSRAEVGRVGSFWDMLAIRLIFTVVCVAAGYHFGPFSLSHLFGSLVGLAFAVGVIFFELRLRRASLRRLIGAVIGSILGILGAYLTTLVLAHTTMPESTRSFISLAVFLVMAYIGLIVGANKGDMLNLQALGGLFGTERGTRHVYKILDTSVIIDGRVADIAEAHFIDGTIIIPQFVLHELQMVADSADPLRRQRGRRGLEVLQRVQKMPHLDVQIAEDDFANIAEVDLKLIELAKRYDAKIITNDFNLNKVATLQGIEILNVNQLANALKPVVLPGEIMRVFILREGKEYNQGVAYLDDGTMVVVDGARKMINKTVDISVTSVHQTTAGKMIFGRYDERGEQSQGRTAAPAAEPSMLRTPPSESRAPESAPPGERPPRSLAPETGHN, encoded by the coding sequence ATGAACCGCACTTCTAATATTTCCAAGCTTTCCTCGCCGTCTGCGAATCCTGAAAACTCTGCTCCGAAATCCGTTTTGCTCTCCAGAGCCGAAGTGGGCCGAGTCGGGAGTTTTTGGGACATGCTCGCCATTCGGCTGATTTTTACCGTCGTTTGCGTCGCCGCTGGATATCACTTTGGGCCTTTTAGCCTTTCGCATTTGTTTGGCTCACTCGTGGGGCTGGCGTTCGCGGTCGGCGTGATTTTCTTTGAACTGCGCCTCCGGCGCGCGAGCCTCCGGCGGCTGATTGGAGCCGTGATCGGTTCAATCCTCGGGATTTTGGGCGCTTATCTTACGACGCTTGTTCTAGCGCACACCACCATGCCGGAGAGCACGCGCTCTTTCATCAGCCTCGCGGTTTTTCTGGTGATGGCGTATATCGGATTGATCGTCGGCGCCAATAAGGGCGACATGCTGAATCTGCAGGCGCTCGGCGGACTCTTTGGCACTGAGCGCGGTACGCGGCACGTCTACAAGATTCTGGATACCAGTGTGATCATTGACGGGCGTGTGGCGGATATCGCCGAAGCGCACTTCATCGATGGCACGATCATTATTCCGCAATTTGTCTTGCACGAACTACAAATGGTCGCGGATTCCGCCGATCCGCTGCGGCGCCAGCGCGGCCGGCGCGGGCTGGAAGTTCTCCAGCGCGTCCAGAAAATGCCCCATCTGGATGTGCAGATCGCCGAAGATGATTTTGCGAATATCGCCGAAGTCGATTTGAAGCTGATCGAGCTGGCCAAGCGTTACGACGCCAAAATCATCACCAATGATTTCAATCTGAACAAGGTGGCCACGCTGCAGGGTATCGAGATTCTCAATGTCAATCAGCTGGCCAATGCGCTGAAACCCGTGGTTCTCCCGGGCGAAATTATGCGCGTTTTCATTCTGCGCGAAGGCAAGGAGTACAATCAGGGCGTTGCGTACCTCGATGACGGGACCATGGTCGTCGTCGACGGCGCGCGCAAGATGATCAATAAGACGGTCGACATTTCCGTGACGTCGGTGCACCAGACCACTGCGGGGAAAATGATCTTTGGCCGCTACGATGAACGCGGAGAGCAATCTCAAGGCCGCACCGCTGCCCCAGCGGCGGAACCTTCCATGCTCCGCACGCCGCCTTCGGAAAGCCGTGCGCCTGAGTCTGCCCCGCCGGGAGAGCGTCCGCCTCGTTCGCTTGCACCGGAGACAGGTCACAACTGA
- the ispD gene encoding 2-C-methyl-D-erythritol 4-phosphate cytidylyltransferase, producing MSRIAAILPAAGLGTRMGTDVPKQFLELDGVPLLLFTLRRLAECKAITEFLIATRPEEVEAVQQRLAKENFGRAVHVVKGGETRQQSVGNALGRVSTDTEIVLVHDAVRPFVTREQIERVIAEARARGAAILGVPAIDTVKEVRRSTLPEDVALISATIPREKIVLAQTPQGFHVALLKEAFARAEQDGYTASDEAALVERLGRDVYVVQGSERNIKITRPADMELARFYLEQEHRAK from the coding sequence ATGAGCCGCATTGCCGCCATACTTCCCGCTGCCGGACTGGGCACCCGCATGGGCACCGATGTCCCCAAGCAATTCCTTGAGCTCGACGGCGTTCCACTGCTTCTTTTTACTCTTCGTCGGCTCGCGGAATGCAAGGCGATTACGGAATTTTTAATCGCCACACGTCCTGAAGAAGTCGAAGCCGTACAGCAGCGCCTCGCAAAAGAAAATTTCGGCCGCGCCGTGCATGTCGTGAAAGGCGGAGAGACGCGACAGCAATCGGTCGGTAATGCCCTGGGGCGAGTTTCTACCGACACGGAAATTGTATTGGTGCATGACGCCGTGCGACCGTTCGTCACACGGGAGCAAATCGAGCGCGTCATTGCCGAAGCTCGAGCGAGAGGCGCGGCCATACTCGGCGTTCCGGCGATTGACACGGTTAAAGAGGTTCGCCGGTCGACGCTGCCGGAAGATGTGGCGCTGATCTCCGCGACTATTCCACGCGAAAAAATTGTCCTCGCACAGACGCCGCAAGGTTTTCACGTGGCCCTTCTGAAAGAGGCCTTCGCGCGCGCCGAGCAGGATGGGTACACAGCGTCGGATGAAGCGGCTCTTGTGGAGCGCCTTGGACGTGACGTGTACGTCGTTCAGGGTTCCGAGCGAAATATCAAAATTACGCGCCCGGCGGACATGGAGTTAGCGCGCTTCTATCTCGAACAGGAGCACCGCGCGAAGTAA
- the ispF gene encoding 2-C-methyl-D-erythritol 2,4-cyclodiphosphate synthase, whose translation MFEKFNAEAQRCIFMARLAALTEKSKNITTLHFLSGIRKESPAIFRGVNWAKSPIKLAYLSPENLRKASQITGDLPLDTKAKRALVSAAEIAKKSGSEQVMPVHLLACVLATDAKLRKALQKAGLEMEAPGKSARSLGRTAGEGKHASSSGIGYDLHRLVEKRKLMIGGVEIPFEKGTLGHSDGDVLAHAICDALLGAASMGDIGTHFPDSDPKWRGVSSLVFLRQVRQYLERKNWKVRHIDAVVVLERPKLGPHFPVMRETLGKALGMPPEQINLKAKTNEGLGEVGRGEAIVAHAIATIER comes from the coding sequence ATGTTCGAAAAATTCAACGCCGAAGCGCAGCGCTGCATCTTCATGGCGCGACTCGCCGCATTGACGGAAAAATCGAAGAACATCACCACGCTGCATTTCCTCTCAGGAATTCGCAAAGAAAGCCCGGCCATTTTTCGCGGCGTGAATTGGGCTAAATCGCCGATCAAGCTGGCGTACCTTTCGCCCGAAAATCTGCGCAAAGCCAGCCAGATTACGGGTGACCTTCCCCTGGACACGAAAGCCAAACGCGCTCTTGTCTCCGCCGCTGAAATTGCAAAGAAGTCCGGCTCCGAGCAGGTCATGCCCGTGCACCTCCTGGCCTGTGTTCTTGCGACGGATGCGAAGCTGCGCAAAGCTCTGCAGAAAGCCGGACTCGAGATGGAAGCGCCGGGCAAATCCGCGCGCAGTCTGGGCCGTACGGCTGGCGAGGGGAAACATGCATCCTCTTCGGGTATCGGGTACGACCTTCACCGACTCGTTGAAAAGCGCAAGTTGATGATTGGAGGCGTTGAGATTCCATTCGAAAAAGGCACGCTCGGACATTCGGATGGTGACGTCCTCGCTCACGCGATTTGCGATGCGTTGCTTGGCGCTGCCTCGATGGGCGACATCGGCACGCATTTTCCGGATTCCGATCCGAAGTGGCGTGGCGTTTCGAGCCTGGTTTTTCTCCGCCAAGTTCGCCAGTACCTCGAAAGAAAGAACTGGAAAGTCCGCCACATCGATGCTGTAGTCGTCCTGGAGCGGCCGAAGCTCGGCCCTCATTTCCCAGTGATGCGGGAAACACTGGGAAAGGCACTCGGCATGCCGCCGGAACAGATCAATTTGAAGGCAAAAACGAACGAAGGACTCGGTGAAGTTGGCCGCGGCGAAGCGATCGTCGCGCATGCCATTGCTACGATTGAACGCTGA
- the rlmB gene encoding 23S rRNA (guanosine(2251)-2'-O)-methyltransferase RlmB, with protein MNFLAGIHAVEEALAGSRPLDRILIARGQHGGRIQKIIDLAKAKSVPVRFEDRAQLDRAAGGERHQGVVAIAASRPAIDIENLLSVSGKTGGQETVPEQLLVLLDGIEDPHNLGAIVRTALAAGATGVVIPERRAAGLTETVERVSAGALAHLPVARVKNLARAMEQLKESGFWLIGLDEHAPKLYTDVDYRGRIAIIMGSEGAGLHELIRRNCDFLVSIPTTGPVRSLNVSVAAGVVLFEAVRQRKQSAR; from the coding sequence ATGAATTTTTTGGCTGGAATTCATGCTGTCGAAGAAGCGCTCGCCGGTTCTCGACCGCTCGACCGTATTTTGATCGCGCGCGGCCAGCACGGGGGCCGAATACAAAAAATAATCGATCTTGCAAAGGCAAAAAGCGTCCCTGTGCGCTTCGAGGATCGCGCCCAACTCGACCGCGCGGCCGGTGGCGAGCGCCACCAGGGCGTTGTGGCCATCGCTGCGTCACGTCCTGCAATCGATATCGAGAATCTCCTTTCCGTCAGCGGAAAAACGGGAGGACAAGAAACCGTGCCCGAGCAGTTGCTCGTTCTGCTCGACGGCATCGAAGACCCTCATAATCTCGGCGCAATTGTTCGAACTGCTTTGGCCGCCGGGGCAACTGGCGTTGTGATTCCGGAACGTCGTGCTGCTGGACTGACGGAAACCGTGGAGCGGGTCTCCGCGGGAGCGCTTGCCCATTTGCCCGTCGCACGCGTGAAAAATCTTGCTCGCGCGATGGAGCAGCTCAAAGAATCTGGTTTTTGGCTGATTGGTCTCGACGAGCACGCGCCGAAGCTTTACACCGATGTGGACTATAGGGGCCGGATTGCCATCATCATGGGCAGCGAAGGCGCGGGTCTGCACGAACTGATTCGCAGAAATTGCGACTTCCTCGTTTCAATTCCAACGACAGGGCCGGTTCGTTCTCTCAACGTCTCGGTAGCCGCCGGCGTTGTTCTTTTTGAAGCCGTCCGCCAGCGCAAACAGTCGGCACGGTAA
- a CDS encoding adenine phosphoribosyltransferase, which yields MDDLKKLIREVPDYPKPGILFYDLTTLLQDKKGFHELIERLCGQFLGKHIDVVAGIEARGFIFAPALAYRLGAGFVPVRKPNKLPWKTAQVSYQLEYGTDKLEIHQDAVKRGQRVLVCDDLLATGGTAAAAIQLVRQLGGEIAGAAFAVELNFLKGREKLNGTEVFSLIRYDE from the coding sequence ATGGACGACCTCAAGAAACTGATTCGCGAAGTGCCCGATTATCCGAAGCCGGGAATTCTCTTCTATGATCTGACGACTCTCTTGCAGGACAAGAAGGGATTCCACGAACTGATCGAGAGGCTTTGCGGCCAGTTTTTGGGTAAGCACATCGACGTCGTTGCGGGAATCGAAGCACGCGGATTCATATTCGCGCCGGCACTTGCCTATCGGCTCGGCGCCGGATTTGTGCCGGTGCGGAAGCCGAATAAGCTTCCATGGAAGACCGCACAGGTGAGTTATCAGCTCGAATACGGCACAGACAAGCTGGAAATTCATCAGGATGCTGTGAAGCGCGGCCAACGTGTGCTCGTCTGTGACGACTTGCTGGCAACCGGCGGCACGGCTGCCGCCGCCATCCAATTGGTGCGCCAATTGGGAGGTGAAATCGCAGGCGCGGCTTTTGCTGTGGAGCTGAATTTTCTCAAAGGCCGCGAAAAACTGAACGGAACCGAAGTTTTTTCGCTGATCCGGTACGACGAATGA
- a CDS encoding acylphosphatase, whose amino-acid sequence MQWVRAHQVLGFRIPGARPQTFSSFLQSTQHSAAWWIPMALVNSKRIRGKSELQVTPTKRAKLYYASGVVQGVGFRYFAQAVSLRIGVTGYVRNLHDGRVEVYAVGTEAQHSALRKELKRGPRAASVNEVAEEEARIEEKYTHEFSIEHDSW is encoded by the coding sequence ATGCAATGGGTTAGGGCACACCAAGTGCTCGGATTTCGAATCCCCGGCGCACGACCGCAAACGTTTTCTTCTTTTCTGCAATCGACACAGCATTCTGCGGCGTGGTGGATTCCGATGGCTCTGGTAAACTCCAAAAGGATTCGAGGAAAAAGCGAGTTACAGGTGACGCCAACCAAACGGGCAAAGCTCTATTATGCTTCTGGTGTTGTCCAAGGGGTTGGTTTTCGCTATTTCGCTCAAGCCGTGTCACTCCGAATTGGGGTGACCGGATACGTAAGGAACCTGCACGACGGACGCGTTGAAGTATACGCCGTCGGTACGGAGGCTCAGCACTCAGCGCTCCGAAAGGAATTGAAGCGCGGCCCGCGTGCGGCGTCGGTGAACGAAGTGGCGGAAGAGGAAGCGAGAATCGAGGAAAAATACACGCACGAATTTTCAATTGAGCACGACTCGTGGTGA